The Dermacentor variabilis isolate Ectoservices unplaced genomic scaffold, ASM5094787v1 scaffold_12, whole genome shotgun sequence sequence GGAAACAGCAGCCCTGCTTCCAAATTCAGCTGCAGGTGAACTGCTTCCAAAGCTCGAGTTTGAGCCAACTCTTGTGTTTCCAGGCCGTTGTCCCTTTGAAAGAATGGAGAATTGTAGAATAACTTACTGTGCAGTCTCGGCAGGCAATGTTATACTCACTCTGTTTCACTGCTTGGTTGGCTGCCCAGCAGTCCCTTTTTGAGAGTCCGCTTGATTTCTTCGGATTCGTAATGTGATATGCTGGGTGTGTCAACAGAGGTGTTGCTCCCGGACTCCTTGGCACTTTGCACAACAGGGGGGAACTCCTCTGACCAGCAGAGCTTGGCACTGACGCCACTCAGGTCGGACCCTTCGTTTTCGATTCCCTGGTCTACAGCGTCCTGCAAAGGGTGTCTCTCGGTGCCTGCCCCAGGCAGTGGGCATGCAGTCCAAGAGGGGGGAGGGGCACCTGGATACTGGGGTCGAGCTCAAAAACCGTCTCCCCTCGGCGCATGTTCGTCACGAGCCATGGCCCGCCTGCGCCCGGTACACGCTGCATGAGTGCCACAAAGCTGCGGCCGTTCCACTGCTGGGCCGCCTTGAGTTCCTCTGCGCACACGCCGACAATCTGCGGCGCAATGAAAATGTTTAGCAGCGTTGATCGCCGTGATCACACGGGGCCTTACTTGAATAAAGCTGACAGGCCCAAACGGAGTCGCCACGGTGCCCAGTTGCGGGTCCTCCATCATGAGCATGTGCTCGATCCGCGATTCGCTGTTGTCCAGCGGGCAGTGCCAGGAGACGTGATCGCCATCGCACAGTACGTTCCCAGACTGGAAGACGTACTTGGCCAGACCCTGCATTACGGCCGCAGGCCAAGTCGGCGGCCCTGTCTCGTCGGGTTCCTTACGCAGCCGGAAGGTCAGCTCGAAACCAAAGCCACTTGGCGTGTCTGCACTTGAGATCCTGCGACAATACCAGCCTCTGTTCCCGACAAGTTCGCAGCACAGGTAAGATGGACTGTACGTACTCGTGAACCCTGCCATCTCCGTGAAGGTCCGAAAGTCCGAAGCTAACGTAGTGCCAGTGCGGGGGAATATCTTTGCCTTCATCCCCTTGGTTTGCGTACATGCTGATATAGTCGAGTGGGTCTGGTCCACCTAGCCTGAAACACGAGTGCCGCCAAAATAGCGTAGCTATTAGCATACATTCTTGCAGCTGGGCGTTCCAAGGGCCCCAACAGCACTGCTCATCGTagcatgcatctatgttttctgtGCAGCGTGCGTACGTAAAGCACAAAAGAGACTCTTGGTAGCGAATGTGAAACCTGCACTTACCAGTACTTAAGGACTGCTGCAACCTGCAAAGGATTTGGCTGATCGCTGTATATTTGTAGACACGCTGAATAAAGTGCGTCTAAGCCAGGCGGAATCTGAGGGAAGCCGACTACAGGGAAGCTAGAGGCGCCGACCAGCCGCTTGGCTTCCATGTTGAAAATTCCTGTTTCTCGTAGAGCGGTTGCAGCCGCCTCCTTGAGCGCCGAATCTCCGCTTTCGATTAAGCTAGCGCTGCCCGAAGTGCGCAAAAGAAATTTGTTCCgtgaaataaaacaaataaatttcattaaaaaaataacaGTGAAGACCTAGGATGAGTTTGATGAGTGCGAAGTAAACGCCTACTACGCGCGGCGCGGAACACGGCGCGACGGTGTCGTGCACAGTGGGTAGGACGTTTGTGAAGCCGCTTTCAATACCTGGCATAACCGATAACGTCTGTGATAGATTATGGAAACATATGACGTGATAGTCAATCAACCAGTAGTTATAGACAATGTAAGTACCCGTTCTTTGTGTGTCTCGCATAGAGCCTCGCACCGAACCTTTTAAACTTAAGTTGTTAATGTAAACCGTCCGCCATGTTCTAAGTCAATGAGTCACTCCGAAAATCGTGCAGACAGAGCGCATAAGTTTGCGGAAGCAATCAGATTTGGTAAAATTACCCGCGCGAGCCCAAACAGGCGAAAACGCATCTTTGTCGTTATGCTTGTCTGATGATAAAGGCACCTACTGACAGATGGGCTGGGCGGAACACGTTCCAGTGGCCAGTGTCGCTGCTTACtgttgtgtgtttcttcttttcttatgtCACTTATTGCTAAGCTTACCCTTCCACACCTGGTATGCGACATGTGTTGCTTTTTAGCTCAAAAATCGCATCTCGCACTCTAGTTGGAAACTTTTCTTTGGCAGACAAGCTAATGGTTTCGCGTACTTGCCTGCTCGACGCGTGGGCGTTGTAATTCATTCTCTATTTTGTTTCTGCAAAGTACTCTTGTCATCGCATAGTGCAGAGCATGGTGGTACAGAGTACACTCAACGCAATGCTGTTGTATTTGCAACCTTAGATTTATAGGCGCGATCGTAAGCATCTTTTGTACGAGTATATCGTGGAGTGTCAACCATTGCTCAGTAGTTCATAACAGTGCAACTGAGAGCGCGTTTCTTATTCGTTTATTCTTGCATTGTTGACATGCGGATGCGTCTGTCTTACAGTCCACGAAATGATTTTGTACACTTAGGGTTCCGGCGTCATAAAGGCAGGTTTTGCTGGCGACCAAGTACCGAAATGCCACTTCCCAAACTTGTATGTAGATACACTCGTTGATCTTATATCGATATTTTTCGCCCTGCCTTCTCAGCATTTATACAGTAGGAGACTTTTATTGCAGCATTGGACGACCAAAGCACAAGAGGGTCATGGCAGGTGCCTTGGAAGGAGACATATTTGTAGGGCCGAAAGCAGAGGTATGCATTCAAAGCCCTTATGTCCCGTGACTTCGTTTGTGCTCATATTATGCACAGCCAAGGAGGTCAAGTGAAGTTTAAGCTTGCCATGCCAACAGCACCCGGTGTATGCGTGCTTCTGTCTGTCTGGATGCAAGTATGGCACATGTTATATGCGTGCCTGCCAACTCTAATTTTCTGCGAAGTTTACGAATTTGTGCTTATTTTACAATTGTTGCATTATGTTtacaaaaaataaattctgtctaCCATAACGTTTCCTTCATCGGTCACCGAACCTTCCGTTGGAAGCCTTCTGATGGTGGAAAGACTCCAGAGGGCTGCTCGAGTCAAGCAAGTTTATACAGGCGAATTACTGAA is a genomic window containing:
- the Su(fu) gene encoding suppressor of fused domain protein; protein product: MEAKRLVGASSFPVVGFPQIPPGLDALYSACLQIYSDQPNPLQVAAVLKYWLGGPDPLDYISMYANQGDEGKDIPPHWHYVSFGLSDLHGDGRVHEISSADTPSGFGFELTFRLRKEPDETGPPTWPAAVMQGLAKYVFQSGNVLCDGDHVSWHCPLDNSESRIEHMLMMEDPQLGTVATPFGPVSFIQIVGVCAEELKAAQQWNGRSFVALMQRVPGAGGPWLVTNMRRGETVFELDPSIQDAVDQGIENEGSDLSGVSAKLCWSEEFPPVVQSAKESGSNTSVDTPSISHYESEEIKRTLKKGLLGSQPSSETEDNGLETQELAQTRALEAVHLQLNLEAGLLFPLVLRGRLKHGRHFTFKSSVDSAAVTLVVPSVIGAFANAEQPYAVQGSWLQILLTEDLISEMTVSMEELCTAEGLTLPKTYTWPQRKMAITLLPEEL